The Fusobacterium necrophorum subsp. necrophorum genome has a window encoding:
- the yfcC gene encoding putative basic amino acid antiporter YfcC, producing the protein MKKWKIPDTFVIIFFVVLLAGALTHIIPAGSFDMKDITYTASDGSEKTKSVPIAGSFHYALDEQGQPLIKGIKVFEPGGEVGLTNYVYEGLVSGDKWGTAVGVVAFILVLGGAFGIILKTGAVETGLYALISKTKGSEILIIPLVFILFSLGGAVFGMGEEAIPFAMILVPIIIGLGYDSITALMITYCSTQIGFATSWMNPFSVAVAQGVAGIPVLSGSGFRIFMWIFFTAVGTVFTMRYAKKIKNTPTLSVAYETDAYYRDDYKLETTEGKKFTLGHKLVLLVVVIGMVWVIWGVIKQGYYLPEIATQFLIMGIVSGIIGVLFRLNNMTTNDMASSFRKGAEELVGAALVVGMGKGIVLVLGGTFAGEPSVLNTILNWVATGMEGMHSAFSAWVMYIFQSCFNFFVVSGSGQAALTMPIMAPLADLLGVTRQVAVLAFQLGDGFTNLIVPTGGVLMAMLGVARLEWGTWVKFQWKFQVILFVLGSIFMIGASLLHFS; encoded by the coding sequence ATGAAAAAATGGAAGATACCTGATACTTTTGTGATTATTTTCTTTGTTGTTTTATTGGCAGGAGCTTTGACTCATATTATTCCAGCAGGAAGTTTTGATATGAAAGATATTACGTATACTGCAAGTGACGGAAGCGAAAAAACAAAGTCCGTACCGATAGCAGGAAGTTTCCACTATGCCTTGGATGAACAAGGGCAGCCATTGATAAAAGGAATTAAAGTGTTTGAGCCGGGAGGAGAAGTCGGTCTAACAAATTATGTTTATGAAGGTTTGGTAAGTGGAGACAAATGGGGAACTGCTGTAGGAGTTGTTGCTTTTATCTTGGTTCTTGGAGGAGCCTTTGGAATTATTTTAAAGACGGGAGCTGTAGAGACAGGGCTCTATGCTTTGATTAGTAAGACAAAAGGATCTGAAATTTTGATTATTCCTCTCGTATTTATTCTATTTTCTCTTGGAGGAGCTGTTTTCGGAATGGGAGAAGAGGCGATCCCTTTTGCGATGATTCTCGTTCCGATTATTATTGGCTTGGGATATGACAGTATTACGGCTTTGATGATTACTTATTGTTCCACTCAAATTGGATTTGCAACTTCTTGGATGAATCCGTTCAGTGTGGCGGTGGCTCAAGGGGTGGCAGGCATTCCGGTATTGTCCGGATCCGGATTTCGTATTTTTATGTGGATTTTCTTCACAGCTGTAGGAACTGTTTTTACGATGAGATATGCAAAAAAAATAAAGAATACTCCCACTTTATCAGTAGCTTATGAAACAGATGCATATTATCGAGACGACTATAAACTTGAAACAACAGAAGGGAAAAAATTTACCTTAGGTCATAAACTGGTATTATTGGTTGTTGTGATAGGAATGGTGTGGGTCATTTGGGGAGTCATTAAACAAGGATATTATTTACCGGAAATTGCAACACAATTTTTGATTATGGGAATCGTTTCGGGAATAATCGGAGTCCTGTTCCGTTTAAACAATATGACAACGAATGATATGGCGAGTTCTTTTCGAAAAGGAGCGGAAGAGTTGGTTGGAGCCGCTTTGGTAGTAGGAATGGGAAAAGGTATCGTCCTAGTATTGGGAGGAACTTTTGCAGGAGAACCAAGTGTTTTAAATACAATTTTAAACTGGGTTGCAACCGGAATGGAAGGAATGCATTCCGCTTTTTCCGCTTGGGTTATGTATATTTTCCAATCCTGCTTCAATTTCTTTGTCGTATCGGGTTCAGGTCAAGCTGCTTTGACCATGCCGATTATGGCACCATTAGCTGATTTACTGGGGGTAACAAGACAGGTGGCGGTCTTAGCTTTCCAATTGGGAGATGGATTTACCAATTTAATTGTGCCAACCGGAGGAGTGTTGATGGCGATGTTGGGAGTTGCCAGATTGGAATGGGGAACATGGGTAAAATTCCAATGGAAATTCCAGGTCATTTTATTCGTGTTAGGTTCTATTTTTATGATAGGAGCCTCTCTGCTTCATTTTTCATAA
- a CDS encoding cell division protein FtsQ/DivIB, producing MLLRLSFISLIIWFLYRIPSEFLNLDIFKIKKINIGENSKILNEELSAVAEKMYDKSIWQLDMKRLKKELSKDVRLESVEISHEKVGEVDIKVEEKKLLYYAQIGDRIYLMDKKGEVFGYFNEREKMSLPLLVSSDGKNVSSLIEVLSNLQKYAFYDSISQIYEVDSNRIDIILVDGTKIFTNTSVDKKKYKVAMALYVEVMKHKKIAYIDLRFQDFIIRYVEDDDGR from the coding sequence ATGTTACTGAGATTATCTTTTATTAGTTTAATCATCTGGTTTCTTTATAGGATACCAAGTGAATTTTTAAACTTAGATATTTTTAAAATAAAAAAAATTAATATTGGAGAAAATTCTAAAATTCTCAATGAAGAACTCAGTGCCGTTGCAGAAAAGATGTATGACAAAAGTATTTGGCAGCTGGATATGAAAAGATTAAAGAAAGAGTTGTCAAAAGATGTACGATTAGAATCCGTGGAAATCTCACATGAAAAGGTGGGGGAAGTGGATATTAAAGTGGAGGAAAAAAAGCTACTCTACTATGCACAGATTGGAGATCGTATTTATTTAATGGATAAAAAAGGAGAAGTATTTGGATATTTCAATGAGAGAGAGAAAATGTCTCTGCCTCTTTTGGTCTCTAGTGATGGAAAGAATGTTTCTTCTTTGATAGAGGTCCTTTCCAATTTACAGAAATATGCTTTCTATGATTCTATCTCTCAAATTTATGAAGTGGACAGTAACAGAATTGATATTATTTTAGTGGATGGAACTAAAATTTTTACCAATACTTCTGTCGACAAGAAAAAATATAAGGTGGCAATGGCTCTCTATGTTGAAGTCATGAAACATAAAAAGATAGCCTATATAGATTTACGTTTTCAAGATTTTATTATTCGATATGTGGAGGATGATGATGGAAGATAA
- the rpsR gene encoding 30S ribosomal protein S18 has product MAEFRRRRAKLRVKAEEIDYKNVDLLKRFVSDKGKINPSRLTGANAKLQRKIAKAIKRARNIALIPYTKIEK; this is encoded by the coding sequence ATGGCAGAATTCAGAAGAAGAAGAGCGAAACTTCGAGTAAAAGCTGAAGAAATCGATTACAAAAATGTAGATTTGTTAAAAAGATTTGTATCTGACAAGGGAAAGATTAATCCTTCTCGATTAACAGGAGCAAATGCAAAACTACAAAGAAAAATCGCAAAGGCAATCAAAAGAGCAAGAAATATTGCTTTGATTCCTTATACAAAAATTGAAAAATAA
- the ftsZ gene encoding cell division protein FtsZ, whose translation MLIEQDLVKIKVLGAGGAGGNAINDMISSGVGGVEYIAANTDSQDLNKSLADSRLQLGEKLTRGLGAGADPSIGKQAAEEDIDKIKQLLEETDMLFITAGMGGGTGTGAAPVIARVAKELGILTVAIVTRPFSFEGKKRKNNADLGVRQLKETVDALVVIPNDKLFELPDKTITLQNAFKEANNILKIGIRGVADLMIGNGLINLDFADVRATMLNSGIAVLGFGEGEGENRAMKATEKALQSPLLEKSIQGASKILINITGSPDITLMEAQTISETVRDAAGKTAEDVMFGLVVDPDVGDKVLVTVIANNFVDETQESEPFINLKPQENQEEERPLENREQSYDDGDIDLPPWLRGKK comes from the coding sequence ATGTTAATAGAGCAAGATTTAGTAAAAATCAAAGTATTAGGAGCAGGAGGTGCTGGAGGGAATGCCATTAATGACATGATTTCTTCTGGAGTTGGGGGAGTAGAATATATTGCAGCAAATACAGATTCCCAAGATTTAAATAAATCTTTAGCTGATTCCCGTTTACAATTAGGAGAAAAATTAACAAGAGGTCTGGGAGCCGGAGCAGATCCTTCGATTGGAAAGCAAGCAGCGGAAGAAGATATTGATAAGATAAAACAATTATTGGAAGAGACGGATATGTTATTCATTACCGCCGGTATGGGAGGAGGAACTGGAACCGGAGCGGCTCCTGTCATTGCCAGAGTGGCAAAAGAGTTAGGGATTTTGACAGTAGCGATTGTAACAAGACCATTTTCCTTTGAAGGAAAGAAAAGAAAGAACAATGCGGATTTGGGAGTTCGACAATTAAAAGAAACCGTGGATGCTTTGGTTGTTATTCCCAATGATAAATTATTCGAATTACCAGATAAGACAATTACTTTACAAAATGCTTTCAAAGAAGCCAATAACATTTTAAAAATAGGGATTCGTGGAGTAGCTGATTTGATGATAGGAAACGGTTTGATTAACTTGGACTTTGCAGATGTCAGAGCAACTATGTTAAATTCAGGAATTGCTGTATTAGGTTTTGGAGAGGGTGAGGGAGAAAATCGAGCGATGAAAGCAACGGAAAAAGCGTTACAATCTCCTCTATTGGAAAAATCTATTCAAGGGGCTAGCAAGATTTTAATTAATATTACAGGGTCTCCGGATATTACTTTGATGGAAGCTCAAACAATTTCAGAAACAGTACGGGACGCGGCCGGTAAAACAGCGGAAGATGTTATGTTCGGATTGGTTGTGGATCCAGATGTAGGGGATAAGGTTCTTGTGACGGTTATTGCAAATAATTTCGTAGATGAAACACAAGAATCGGAGCCTTTTATCAACTTAAAGCCACAAGAGAATCAGGAAGAAGAAAGACCACTAGAAAATCGAGAACAAAGCTATGATGACGGGGACATTGATCTTCCGCCTTGGTTACGAGGAAAAAAATAA
- the rpsF gene encoding 30S ribosomal protein S6: MKKYEIMYIINPTVLEEGRDSVIEKISELLTSNGANILKTEKWGERKLAYLIDKKKTGFYVLTTFEIDGTKLAEVESKLNITEEVMRYIIVKQD; encoded by the coding sequence ATGAAAAAATACGAAATTATGTACATCATCAACCCAACTGTTTTAGAAGAAGGAAGAGATTCCGTGATTGAAAAAATTTCAGAATTATTGACTTCAAATGGAGCGAATATCCTAAAAACAGAAAAATGGGGAGAAAGAAAGCTTGCTTATTTAATCGATAAGAAGAAAACAGGTTTTTATGTACTGACTACTTTTGAGATTGATGGAACTAAATTAGCTGAAGTAGAATCTAAATTGAACATTACAGAAGAAGTAATGCGATATATCATTGTAAAGCAAGACTAA
- a CDS encoding 2-hydroxyacid dehydrogenase codes for MRVLFFDAKAYDKENFDAYKGKYSFDIKYLKVKLNEETVDFVKGYEIISIFVNDTVNPPVIDKLLEYGVKLIVLRCAGYNNVDVNYINGRIKLVRVPAYSPYSVAEYTASLIMTLNRKIHKAYLRTREGNFSINGLMGFDLHRKTIGVIGAGRIARIFIKIMRGFDARVIAYDPYPDESFAKELGYEYVDLETLYRQSDIISLHCPLTKENTHLINRDSMKKMKNGVMLVNTGRGRLIDTIDLIEALKEKKVGAAALDVYEEEAGYFFEDMSSSIIEDDILGRLLSFNNVLLTSHQAYFTKEAFQDITITTLENIQSFLKGNELENEIK; via the coding sequence ATGAGAGTATTATTTTTTGATGCAAAAGCTTATGATAAGGAAAATTTTGATGCCTACAAAGGAAAATACAGCTTTGATATTAAGTACTTAAAGGTAAAATTGAATGAAGAAACGGTGGACTTTGTAAAGGGCTACGAAATTATCAGTATTTTTGTCAATGATACTGTCAATCCTCCCGTTATTGATAAATTATTGGAATATGGCGTTAAACTCATTGTTTTGCGTTGTGCAGGATACAATAATGTGGATGTCAACTATATCAACGGAAGAATTAAATTAGTAAGAGTTCCCGCTTATTCTCCATATTCTGTCGCGGAATATACGGCTTCTCTGATTATGACATTAAATCGAAAAATTCATAAGGCATACTTGAGAACCCGAGAAGGGAATTTTTCCATTAACGGTTTGATGGGCTTTGACTTGCATAGAAAAACAATCGGAGTGATTGGAGCGGGAAGAATTGCCAGAATTTTTATCAAGATTATGCGAGGTTTTGACGCAAGAGTGATCGCCTACGACCCCTATCCCGATGAAAGCTTTGCCAAGGAGTTAGGCTATGAATATGTGGATTTGGAGACTTTGTATCGGCAATCCGATATTATTTCTTTGCATTGCCCTTTGACCAAAGAAAATACTCATCTCATCAATCGGGACAGCATGAAAAAAATGAAAAACGGCGTTATGCTTGTAAATACAGGAAGGGGAAGATTGATTGACACCATAGATTTGATTGAAGCCTTAAAAGAGAAAAAAGTGGGAGCGGCAGCTCTTGATGTCTATGAAGAGGAAGCCGGATACTTCTTTGAAGATATGTCAAGCAGCATTATAGAGGACGATATTTTAGGAAGATTGCTTTCCTTCAATAATGTTTTGCTGACTTCTCATCAGGCATACTTTACGAAGGAGGCATTTCAGGATATTACTATTACGACCTTGGAAAATATTCAATCTTTTTTAAAGGGAAATGAATTAGAAAATGAAATAAAGTAA
- the ftsA gene encoding cell division protein FtsA, whose amino-acid sequence MEDNITKLIMDIGNSHIKLLVGEVSTDFTRIKILQYIETPTKGMKKSVVESSDQLSYSIQSALRGLENPEYRELEKVTIGVGGKYIQSKTRKLFLEFEEREVQQNDLEKLYELAEECLEAGELVLKREMYNIKINNAGIVKNPIGLVANRLEANVHLIYVDRGDIEKLTDAIVEAGLEIENIYLNAYASLKSTLIDEESTKMGVALVDIGEGATDIIISKNHKIIYAKSANLGGIHFMSDIMYLFHVSEGEAREVYSTYIKGEMKEQYISTNGKRFVKEDVEKIIDARIKDIATFILNTIQESGFTGYLGQGMVLTGGVASLDRLVRKINEQTGGIVRRKKPLPIRGLEKPEYKMATVVGLFLEAIEEEMELQQKRNDEEVREEEEQDELEELLGSHEGERKSSGEIMVKIKKWISYFI is encoded by the coding sequence ATGGAAGATAATATTACAAAGCTAATTATGGACATTGGAAATTCTCATATTAAACTTTTGGTTGGAGAGGTATCTACAGATTTCACTAGAATAAAAATACTGCAATATATAGAGACTCCAACAAAAGGAATGAAAAAATCAGTGGTAGAATCTTCAGACCAACTTTCTTATTCGATTCAAAGTGCTTTAAGAGGTTTAGAAAATCCGGAATATAGAGAGTTAGAAAAAGTTACTATCGGAGTTGGCGGAAAATACATTCAATCTAAAACTAGAAAACTTTTTCTTGAATTTGAAGAAAGGGAAGTGCAGCAGAATGATTTGGAAAAATTGTATGAACTTGCAGAGGAATGCTTAGAAGCAGGAGAGTTGGTTTTAAAACGTGAAATGTATAACATTAAGATTAATAATGCGGGCATTGTAAAAAATCCGATTGGTTTGGTGGCAAATCGTTTAGAAGCGAATGTTCATTTAATTTATGTGGATCGAGGAGATATTGAAAAATTAACAGACGCTATTGTGGAAGCGGGATTGGAAATTGAAAATATTTATTTGAATGCCTATGCCTCTTTAAAATCTACTTTAATTGATGAAGAATCCACCAAAATGGGAGTTGCTCTGGTAGACATTGGAGAAGGGGCAACCGATATCATTATCTCAAAAAATCATAAGATTATCTATGCAAAGTCGGCAAACTTGGGGGGAATTCACTTCATGAGTGACATTATGTATCTCTTCCATGTTTCCGAAGGAGAAGCGAGAGAAGTATATTCAACCTATATCAAAGGAGAAATGAAGGAACAATACATCAGCACCAATGGAAAGCGCTTTGTCAAAGAGGATGTGGAAAAAATTATTGATGCTAGAATAAAAGATATTGCTACCTTTATTTTGAATACTATTCAAGAATCTGGATTCACAGGATACTTGGGGCAAGGAATGGTGTTAACAGGAGGGGTTGCGAGTTTAGATCGTTTGGTTAGAAAAATCAACGAACAGACAGGAGGCATCGTTCGGCGTAAGAAACCATTGCCAATTCGAGGCTTGGAAAAACCCGAATATAAAATGGCAACTGTGGTGGGTTTGTTCTTAGAAGCGATAGAAGAGGAAATGGAGTTACAACAAAAAAGAAATGATGAAGAAGTGAGAGAAGAAGAAGAACAGGATGAGTTGGAAGAACTATTGGGAAGTCATGAAGGAGAAAGAAAATCATCTGGAGAGATAATGGTTAAAATCAAAAAATGGATTTCATATTTTATATAA
- the murB gene encoding UDP-N-acetylmuramate dehydrogenase produces the protein MKIVEQQVMKEYSNMKIGGKAKRLIIVDSREELKEVYQKYDSLILLGNGTNVLFSDGYLDYNFVSTKNLNKIEALGNGRVLVEAGVDLDALLCFMEKENLSGMEKMAGIPGSIGGLTYMNGGAFGIEIFDFIDEIEVLMEGNILRHISKKDLDIRYRNTEIQEKKWIVLSVIFQFHTGFDKKMVEEIKKSREEKHPLDKPSLGSTFKNPKGDFAARLISEAGLKGRKVGGAQIAEKHPNFVLNLGEASFQDILDILCLVKTAVKEAFGVQLEEEIIIIR, from the coding sequence ATGAAGATAGTAGAGCAACAAGTAATGAAAGAGTATTCCAATATGAAAATTGGAGGGAAAGCCAAACGACTGATTATTGTTGACAGTCGGGAAGAGCTGAAAGAAGTGTATCAAAAATATGATTCTTTAATATTGCTGGGAAATGGAACAAATGTGTTGTTTAGCGACGGATATTTAGATTACAATTTTGTTTCTACAAAAAACTTAAATAAGATAGAAGCATTAGGAAATGGGCGAGTATTGGTAGAAGCCGGAGTGGACTTGGATGCCTTGCTCTGTTTCATGGAGAAGGAAAATTTGTCAGGAATGGAAAAAATGGCGGGAATACCCGGTTCGATTGGGGGATTAACCTATATGAACGGGGGAGCTTTCGGAATAGAAATTTTTGATTTCATTGATGAGATAGAAGTATTAATGGAAGGAAATATTCTTCGACATATTTCTAAAAAGGATTTGGATATTCGATATCGAAATACAGAAATTCAAGAAAAAAAATGGATTGTCTTAAGTGTCATTTTTCAATTTCATACTGGATTTGATAAAAAAATGGTAGAGGAAATTAAAAAATCGAGAGAAGAAAAACATCCTTTGGATAAGCCTAGTTTAGGAAGTACCTTTAAAAATCCTAAGGGAGATTTTGCAGCTCGTTTGATTTCGGAAGCAGGCTTAAAGGGGAGAAAAGTAGGCGGAGCTCAGATTGCCGAAAAACATCCAAATTTTGTATTAAATTTAGGAGAAGCAAGTTTTCAGGATATTTTAGATATTTTGTGCTTAGTGAAGACGGCAGTAAAAGAAGCTTTTGGAGTGCAATTAGAGGAAGAGATTATTATTATTCGATAA
- a CDS encoding D-alanine--D-alanine ligase — protein MRIAVFMGGVSSEKEISIRSGEAILESLQRQGYDAYGVVLTEKNMISAFQEEEYDLAYLALHGGAGENGEIQSVLELLGKKYTGSQVAACAMSMDKLLAKKIASFEGIRMARTYTNMAGIESYPVMVKPSKDGSSVGIHICNTQAEVEKALQEISGYAMIEEYIQGEELTVGVLHGKALGVLKIIPKAAEIYDYESKYALGGSVHEFPARITKTAYEEAMSSAVKIHKALGMKGVSRSDFILKDDQVYFLEVNACPGMTKTSLIPDLATLQGYTFDDITRMLVEEALA, from the coding sequence ATGAGAATAGCAGTATTTATGGGTGGAGTTTCATCGGAAAAGGAAATATCGATTCGTAGTGGAGAAGCCATTTTGGAAAGCTTGCAGCGACAAGGTTATGATGCCTACGGAGTTGTATTGACCGAAAAAAATATGATTTCCGCTTTTCAAGAAGAGGAATATGATTTGGCCTATTTGGCTTTGCATGGAGGAGCTGGAGAAAATGGAGAGATCCAAAGTGTGTTGGAGCTCTTAGGAAAAAAATATACAGGCTCTCAAGTTGCTGCCTGTGCCATGTCTATGGATAAATTACTGGCTAAAAAAATTGCTTCTTTCGAAGGAATTAGAATGGCAAGAACCTATACAAACATGGCAGGAATAGAGTCTTATCCGGTCATGGTAAAGCCGTCTAAAGACGGTTCCAGTGTTGGTATTCATATATGCAATACCCAGGCTGAAGTGGAAAAAGCTTTGCAAGAAATTTCTGGCTATGCTATGATAGAAGAATACATACAGGGAGAAGAATTAACAGTTGGAGTCTTACATGGAAAAGCTTTGGGAGTTTTGAAGATTATTCCAAAAGCGGCAGAAATTTATGACTATGAGTCTAAATATGCCCTTGGGGGTTCTGTGCATGAATTTCCAGCTCGAATCACGAAGACTGCCTATGAAGAAGCTATGTCGAGTGCTGTAAAAATTCATAAGGCCTTAGGAATGAAGGGGGTATCTCGAAGTGATTTTATCTTAAAAGATGATCAGGTTTATTTCTTGGAGGTTAATGCTTGTCCCGGAATGACAAAAACGAGTTTAATTCCAGATTTAGCAACCTTGCAAGGATATACTTTTGATGATATTACCAGAATGTTAGTGGAGGAAGCCTTAGCATAA